A section of the Flavobacterium ardleyense genome encodes:
- a CDS encoding ABC transporter ATP-binding protein, which produces MIEVKNLEKTFGDNHVLKGITTSFEPGKTNLIIGQSGSGKTVFLKTLLGLHAPTKGTISYNGRIYSNLTEAEKREIRTEIGMVFQGSALFDSMTVRENVAFPLKMFTKNTKAQTKERVDFVLNRVNLNDAHDRLPSQISGGMQKRVAIARAIVNQPKYLFCDEPNSGLDPKTAILIDNLLREITEEYDITTVINTHDMNSVMEIGDKIVFLKDGLVAWEGTKKEVFKTDNEAIVDFVYSSDLFKKVREVYIKDDLV; this is translated from the coding sequence ATGATAGAAGTAAAAAATTTAGAAAAAACCTTTGGCGACAATCATGTCTTAAAAGGAATTACAACGTCTTTCGAGCCAGGAAAAACCAATCTAATCATTGGACAGAGCGGGTCAGGTAAGACTGTATTTCTTAAAACATTATTAGGATTGCACGCTCCTACCAAAGGTACAATTTCGTACAATGGTCGGATATATTCTAATTTAACCGAAGCAGAAAAGCGAGAAATACGTACCGAAATTGGAATGGTTTTCCAAGGAAGCGCTCTGTTTGATTCGATGACCGTGCGCGAAAATGTAGCTTTTCCGTTAAAAATGTTTACCAAAAACACCAAAGCACAAACCAAAGAGAGGGTCGACTTTGTTTTAAATAGGGTGAATCTGAACGACGCTCATGACCGACTTCCTTCTCAAATATCTGGTGGGATGCAGAAACGTGTAGCGATTGCCAGAGCGATTGTGAATCAACCGAAATACCTTTTTTGCGATGAGCCCAACTCTGGACTAGATCCAAAAACGGCAATTTTAATTGACAACCTTTTAAGAGAGATTACCGAAGAATACGACATTACAACCGTAATCAATACCCACGACATGAACTCGGTGATGGAGATTGGAGACAAAATTGTATTTCTGAAAGACGGATTGGTCGCGTGGGAAGGAACTAAAAAAGAAGTTTTTAAAACGGATAATGAGGCAATTGTAGATTTTGTGTACTCATCTGATTTATTCAAAAAAGTGCGTGAAGTCTATATTAAAGATGATTTAGTCTAA
- a CDS encoding MlaE family ABC transporter permease, which translates to MMLVRYLSQIGKYFLMWKEIFLKPTKWSVMRGLIFKEIDDLIIDSLGIVAFISFFVGGVVSIQTGLNLTNPLIPKTLIGFATRQSILLEFAPTFISIIMAGKMGSFITSSIGTMRVTEQIDALEVMGVNSLNYLVFPKLIALLLYPFVIGISMFLGILGGWLAAVYGGFAASSDFVTGLQMDFIPFHIAYAFIKTFIFALLLATIPSFHGYYMKGGALEVGKASTVAFVWTSVSIILFNYILTQLLLS; encoded by the coding sequence ATGATGCTCGTTCGATATTTATCTCAAATAGGAAAGTACTTCCTGATGTGGAAGGAAATCTTCCTAAAACCTACAAAATGGTCGGTAATGCGAGGCCTCATATTCAAAGAGATCGACGACCTTATTATTGATTCGCTTGGAATTGTTGCGTTTATTTCCTTTTTCGTGGGTGGTGTAGTTTCTATTCAGACAGGACTAAATCTTACAAATCCTTTAATTCCAAAAACTCTTATCGGTTTTGCAACTAGACAGTCAATACTTTTAGAATTTGCGCCAACATTTATTTCTATAATTATGGCGGGAAAAATGGGTTCATTTATTACCTCTAGTATCGGTACGATGCGTGTGACTGAACAAATTGATGCGTTGGAAGTAATGGGAGTGAATTCTTTAAATTACCTGGTTTTTCCAAAATTAATAGCATTGCTTCTATATCCTTTTGTAATTGGAATTAGCATGTTTTTGGGAATTCTTGGCGGATGGCTAGCGGCAGTTTATGGCGGTTTTGCCGCAAGTTCCGATTTTGTTACAGGACTTCAGATGGACTTTATTCCGTTTCATATCGCTTACGCATTTATCAAAACTTTTATCTTCGCATTATTACTTGCTACAATTCCATCATTTCATGGATATTATATGAAAGGTGGCGCACTTGAGGTGGGTAAAGCAAGTACAGTGGCATTTGTGTGGACGTCAGTAAGTATCATTTTATTCAATTATATTTTAACTCAATTGCTCTTATCATGA
- a CDS encoding glycosyltransferase — protein MKYYVVIPAHDEEKYIAKTLDSLTSQTVLPSSVVVVDDHSNDRTAKIALSYVEKFDYINMVHKESDSAHLPGSKVIKAFNLGLSGLDENYDVIVKLDADLILPTNYFEKILKAFKSDPKIGMAGGFAYIEKNGNWELESLADKDHIRGAFKAYRKECFRDIGGLRTAMGWDTADELLAQYHGWKIHTDESLIVKHLKATGANYNQEARYKQGESFYTLGYGFAITLVASAKLAMKKKQPKLFLDYVKGYQMAKANETEMLVNKLEADFIRKLRWKKMRNKLF, from the coding sequence ATGAAATACTACGTTGTAATCCCGGCGCATGATGAGGAAAAGTATATTGCAAAAACGCTAGATTCGCTAACTTCGCAAACTGTTTTGCCAAGTAGCGTTGTGGTAGTCGACGATCATTCTAACGATCGTACAGCAAAAATTGCACTGAGTTACGTCGAAAAATTCGATTACATCAATATGGTTCACAAAGAATCAGATTCGGCTCATTTACCTGGAAGTAAAGTCATCAAAGCATTTAATCTCGGCTTAAGTGGATTGGACGAAAATTATGATGTGATTGTAAAACTCGATGCCGATTTAATTTTACCGACAAACTATTTCGAAAAAATTTTAAAAGCTTTTAAAAGCGATCCTAAAATCGGGATGGCTGGCGGTTTTGCTTATATTGAAAAGAACGGAAATTGGGAGTTAGAAAGTCTCGCCGACAAAGATCATATTCGCGGCGCCTTTAAAGCGTACCGTAAAGAATGTTTTCGTGACATTGGCGGATTGCGCACAGCAATGGGTTGGGATACCGCCGACGAACTCTTAGCGCAATATCACGGCTGGAAAATTCATACTGACGAAAGTCTTATCGTAAAACATCTGAAGGCAACTGGAGCGAATTACAATCAGGAAGCTCGCTACAAGCAAGGTGAATCTTTTTATACTTTGGGCTATGGTTTTGCAATTACTCTCGTCGCTTCTGCAAAATTGGCAATGAAGAAAAAGCAACCTAAACTATTTCTTGATTACGTTAAAGGCTATCAAATGGCTAAAGCTAATGAAACTGAAATGTTAGTGAATAAGTTGGAAGCTGACTTTATTCGAAAATTACGCTGGAAGAAAATGAGGAATAAATTGTTTTAA
- a CDS encoding methyltransferase domain-containing protein has protein sequence MYEKTFPNRRFKITLDFLQKHISKSETILDLGVENPFSKIMKVEGFNVQNTSGEDLDIDQSSLTNEHYSVVTAFEIFEHLLNPFTILNAVKADKIIISVPLRLWFSPAYRSKTDMWDRHYHEFEDWQLDWLLEKTGWKITAREKFTNPVKKVGIRPILRKFTPRYYIIIAERNK, from the coding sequence ATGTACGAAAAGACTTTTCCTAATAGACGCTTTAAAATAACTTTGGATTTTTTGCAAAAGCATATTTCAAAAAGTGAAACTATTTTAGATTTAGGAGTTGAAAATCCTTTTTCGAAAATCATGAAAGTAGAAGGTTTTAATGTTCAAAATACTTCTGGAGAAGATTTGGATATTGATCAATCGTCTCTCACCAATGAGCACTATTCAGTAGTTACTGCTTTCGAAATTTTTGAGCATTTGCTAAATCCATTTACAATACTAAATGCGGTTAAAGCAGATAAAATTATAATTTCAGTTCCTTTGCGGCTTTGGTTTTCTCCTGCTTACAGAAGCAAGACTGATATGTGGGATAGGCATTATCATGAATTTGAAGATTGGCAATTAGATTGGTTGTTAGAAAAAACTGGTTGGAAAATTACTGCTAGGGAAAAATTCACAAATCCAGTTAAGAAAGTTGGAATTCGTCCGATTCTTCGAAAATTTACTCCACGGTATTATATTATAATTGCTGAGCGAAATAAATAA